Proteins found in one Homalodisca vitripennis isolate AUS2020 chromosome 4, UT_GWSS_2.1, whole genome shotgun sequence genomic segment:
- the LOC124360360 gene encoding uncharacterized protein LOC124360360 isoform X5 encodes MAVWWCLPSPCYLVTVAGAALVPRTPPTIEELLWTIRDAWPPPPPRSLSLDSEKRDRPKAPTLEMGTGNKLNGQSAPKMGLPYRRYSVPETVMRKYSLSRAQTSASDVVTVPTPSVPSIGTSQDSGGTNTKRMSHKACQTTPPDSFDCTKTSVDNIQLPHGQEVAIPTVNIIPSVDFSTKLENEEVFSKHSSNSNEFSQSEEISDSHGCVSQVYRSEISLPGAVAETSMFLTVPELLLDPHDCPKVNSDEEDFNSATVQFHDTKNICGVESDEKRYLDISEILNDENFKKMLSQQTKEQRKSFLQSKSKSVPESSEPPQRINRSGSAGGETHTDVMVSAEDRNSDDISVEGTPTPALTCHTFDSQRNTSECYITDCDMCTAEGRKCCSLDDSGSQSCSFTSPEMITTNELKSSSDYTTSSMTLDQTVSDRTISTQDSTVSLTSITPESGESKGNINISPILVINSETIIVDTISPRNKTKDREIFHPSESSPSDSSKSDSQPAELHFSDSFPAIISCESAIVSKIQDNNLLKCEKLDGIERNNELLTITETKSVLEEPIYPELNNNEIDVIKESNEEEEPQPTENLEHSSTKDNKETETKGEVVGNYSTNYLYLTEEDSGTNSDQIEAQREVKGNYATNYLYLTEEESGTNPEEIEAHRAIKGNYTTNYLYLTEDESGVNPDSLEISRKESNVTKQSEDDFEMDSLAINESTEEDSNLLENLGFCEDLSKIQYPPNINAVIDAPKNEPSDTNVQEKFYGNTTYELLLKDNVDNKANFMGNVMPAVEDKGTPLKCNNLFDKPFQGSKTKLCSDTPDILDETKPEDNDILDEKDNIRLFSDSETTMGSVAGGTYWELPGKELVIPRFSALPRTLSMIVNTSSLDCSSDSDLSLADSLEDNKSDDKSKGLKLYNKYDNRLVRGDIIALLPEETGCSKKSSKEPQAYFLSLTGEEGKIEVKQIPEELKQKLLKRSKEAKRRSEHSLNSAKKCKGKHCSKKSRKYHNHRCTSTIEFSPNNSYQNTEHSESTDKISKCTQWEDFGSSKDSSDTLVPSDFSERDKDTVYDGEEYKTKETATSPYMCDLLQSHQQNTLTDWLETINNRSTDLEDSKVSNVHRNLNKNSKLCDNQNTTSGMSEASKHVSKGIQCKNMPHIDSALDEEISQILTETLKGDMENQEKEEQCKFKCIEHQVPWSKHIETQVSETDFYGKNICDNYYESMQGTNMDIDNDYPIKSKSVQTVDGTVKQIDLEKEHKNNCSLTYTMQHNESNKIKLNLSGSLNDKCDVFDLNNKCLNDIVENTERCKTPILGERASSKNENMEKQQEKIFVNKPTAKFNLKTTPTRRPGNLSSRFRQKFEVIPEEKSGSMDSSNDERKSPLPTRNRRASMPSEMIMADIGGHNENKSSDSSTSSSIDKQESEECDHIRNVQTSQNEGNDYHRRHTIHGNLTSRHTKMDSSNTSFEKNEQSRRHTIHGSLALNSKNESMIKQLNLLGGTLLKGRVFGKQSGVMFGRFRPINEETQVQKDERSLVEEHLERLRRESSKGREALAVAKTEEQEELVTLSKGWINFYLLRDSQDLGSDGSIDEGSQDLANEDKSRRAPPSMKTVTVVSKPEEELRHQYTVQINASPETGKLPDLSSQHHKNFKTPSVSPELILPDITPTSSPPTSPLLPEIPISIKSELPQIHSKRQDKTKRSTNDKFKSNNKKPAEKPDKKEKIQTGETDLRYLKLSSMKQELQTEKTYYARSGEVACSELSPSSKSSSSSVTADSPTLPSIKWPSRQLQRRSHTRHSRSQSSHPNTQACWTVTLAGSSGHPSQPPPDVEMRLSFSNTTRGQATSQSDSGLGEDGPSDRGKKQQALPPPLAQSNQWKVMLKTQQETDRSSDPPKGDKRTCLPDFSYTPSTARSKKSTKPVFDREEVKRTRADHFLSRSRRF; translated from the exons TGAGAAAAGAGACAGACCGAAAGCACCAACACTAGAGATGGGAACAGGAAACAAACTCAATGGGCAGTCAGCTCCTAAGATGGGTCTTCCTTATAGACGCTACTCAGTACCTGAAACCGTGATGAGAAAGTACTCTCTGAGTCGAGCGCAGACTTCAGCGTCTGATGTCGTAACAGTGCCCACACCATCAGTGCCCAGCATCGGCACCAGCCAAGACAGTGGGGGTACAAACACAAAGCGAATGTCCCACAAGGCCTGCCAGACCACCCCACCTGATAGCTTTGACTGTACCAAGACTAGTGTTGATAACATTCAACTTCCACACGGTCAGGAAGTAGCCATCCCTACTGTCAATATTATCCCTTCAGTTGATTTCAGTACAAAATTAGAAAATGAAGAAGTATTTTCAAAACATAGTTCAAATTCCAATGAGTTTAGCCAAAGTGAGGAAATTTCAGATAGCCATGGTTGTGTAAGCCAAGTGTACAGAAGTGAAATCAGTCTACCTGGTGCAGTTGCAGAGACGTCAATGTTCCTTACTGTTCCAGAACTTTTATTAGATCCTCATGACTGTCCAAAAGTTAACAGCgatgaagaggattttaataGTGCCACTGTACAATTTCATGACACCAAAAATATTTGTGGGGTTGAGTCAGATGAGAAAAGGTATTTAGatataagtgaaattttaaatgatgaGAACTTCAAAAAAATGTTATCGCAACAAACAAAAGAGCAAAGGAAAAGTTTTCTTCAATCCAAATCTAAATCAGTCCCAGAATCCTCAGAACCTCCACAAAGAATAAATCGAAGTGGATCGGCGGGAGGAGAAACTCACACTGATGTAATGGTCAGTGCAGAAGATCGAAATAGTGACGACATATCTGTAGAAGGGACCCCAACGCCAGCCCTCACTTGTCACACATTTGACTCCCAAAGAAACACAAGTGAGTGTTACATAACTGACTGTGATATGTGCACAGCAGAGGGCAGAAAGTGTTGCAGTCTGGATGATTCCGGATCACAATCTTGTAGTTTCACCAGTCCCGAAATGATTACAACAAATGAACTAAAATCCTCGTCTGATTACACTACCAGCTCGATGACTCTTGATCAAACTGTAAGCGACCGAACAATATCCACTCAAGACTCTACAGTCAGTTTGACATCAATAACACCAGAAAGTGGAGAATCCAAAGGAAACATCAACATTTCACCTATTTTAGTAATAAACTCTGAGACAATAATAGTAGATACAATATCTCctagaaacaaaacaaaagataGAGAGATATTTCATCCTTCTGAATCAAGTCCAAGTGATAGTTCCAAATCTGATTCCCAACCAGCTGAATTACATTTCTCTGATTCATTTCCAGCCATAATAAGCTGTGAAAGTGCTATTGTATCCAAAATACAAGATAATAATTTACTGAAATGTGAAAAGTTAGACGGTATTGAAAGAAATAATGAACTATTGACCATAACTGAAACTAAAAGTGTACTTGAAGAGCCTATATATCCTGAGTTGAACAATAATGAAATTGATGTTATAAAAGAATCAAATGAAGAAGAGGAACCACAGCCAACTGAAAATTTAGAGCACTCAAGCACAAAAGATAATAAAGAAACTGAAACAAAAGGAGAGGTAGTAGGAAATTattctacaaattatttatatttaacagaaGAAGACTCTGGAACTAACTCAGATCAAATTGAAGCACAACGAGAGGTAAAAGGAAATTAtgcaacaaattatttatatctaacaGAGGAAGAATCAGGAACTAATCCTGAAGAAATTGAAGCTCATCGGGCAATAAAAGgaaattatacaacaaattatttatatctaacaGAGGATGAATCAGGTGTTAACCCCGACTCTTTAGAAATCAGCAGAAAGGAATCTAATGTAACAAAACAATCCGAAGATGACTTTGAAATGGATTCCCTTGCAATAAATGAGTCCACTGAAGAGGATTCAAATCTTCTTGAAAATTTAGGATTTTGTGAAGATTTATCAAAAATTCAGTATCCACCAAATATTAATGCTGTCATAGATGCACCAAAAAATGAGCCCAGTGATACAAATGTACAAGAAAAATTTTATGGCAATACTACCTATGAACTGCTTTTGAAAGACAATGTTGACAATAAAGCTAATTTCATGGGTAATGTGATGCCGGCAGTAGAAGATAAAGGAACTCcacttaaatgtaataatttgtttgacaAACCTTTCCAAggttcaaaaacaaaactttgttcAGACACACCTGATATTTTGGATGAAACAAAACCAGAAGACAATGATATTCTTGATGAAAAGGATAATATCAGATTATTTTCTGACTCAGAAACTACAATGGGATCTGTAGCCGGAGGAACATACTGGGAGCTGCCTGGAAAAGAACTTGTCATACCTAGATTTTCCGCTTTGCCTCGGACACTTTCCATGATTGTTAATACATCATCTTTGGATTGTTCCAGTGACAGTGATCTTAGTTTGGCAGATAGTCTGGAAGATAATAAAAGTGATGACAAATCAAAAGgactaaaattgtataataaatatgataatcgTTTGGTTAGAGGTGACATCATAGCATTACTCCCTGAGGAAACTGGATGTTCTAAAAAATCATCAAAAGAACCACAAGCTTATTTTTTATCCCTGACAGGAGAAGAAGGCAAAATAGAAGTAAAACAAATTCCAgaggaattaaaacaaaaacttttaaaacggAGTAAAGAGGCAAAAAGGCGATCTGAGCATTCACTAAATAGCGCAAAAAAATGTAAGGGTAAACACTGTTCTAAGAAAAGTAGGAAATATCATAATCATCGCTGTACATCTACTATAGAATTCTCACCGAATAATAGTTATCAAAATACAGAACATTCTGAATCAACAgataaaatatctaaatgtaCTCAGTGGGAGGATTTTGGTTCAAGCAAAGACTCATCCGACACTTTGGTCCCATCAGATTTTTCAGAAAGAGATAAGGATACAGTGTATGATGGAGAAgaatacaaaacaaaagaaacagCAACATCTCCTTACATGTGTGACCTATTACAAAGCCACCAACAGAACACTCTTACTGATTGGCTTGAAACTATAAATAATAGATCCACAGATTTAGAAGATAGTAAAGTTTCCAACGTGCATAGAAATctcaataaaaattctaaattatgtgATAATCAGAATACTACAAGTGGTATGTCTGAGGCCTCCAAACATGTAAGCAAAGggattcaatgtaaaaatatgccTCACATTGATTCTGCACTTGATGAAGAGATATCCCAAATACTGACTGAAACGTTGAAAGGTGACATGGAAAACCAAGAAAAAGAAGagcaatgtaaatttaaatgtattgagCATCAAGTTCCTTGGTCCAAACATATTGAAACtcaagtttctgaaacagatttTTATGGGAAAAATATCTGTGACAATTATTACGAGAGTATGCAAGGTACAAATATGGACATTGACAATGATTATCCAATAAAATCTAAATCGGTACAAACAGTTGATGGAACAGTAAAACAAATTGATCTAGAAAAAGAGCACAAAAATAACTGTTCACTAACATACACTATGCAACATAATGagtcaaacaaaattaaactgaacttaaGTGGCTCCTTGAATGACAAATGTGATGTATTCGatctaaacaataaatgtttaaatgacaTTGTCGAAAACACTGAACGATGCAAAACCCCCATTCTAGGTGAAAGGGCTTCAAGCAAAAATGAAAATATGGAAAAGCAGCAAGAAAAAATCTTTGTTAATAAGCCTACTGCAAAGTTCAACTTGAAAACTACACCAACACGACGACCAGGCAACTTGAGTAGTAGATTTAGACAAAAGTTTGAAGTAATACCAGAAGAAAAAAGTGGTTCAATGGATTCTTCCAATGATGAAAGAAAATCACCATTACCAACAAGAAATAGAAGAGCTTCTATGCCCTCAGAAATGATAATGGCAGATATAGGAGGGCACAATGAAAACAAAAGTAGTGACAGCAGTACAAGTAGTAGTATCGACAAACAAGAAAGTGAAGAGTGTGACCACATCCGCAATGTTCAGACATCTCAAAATGAAGGCAATGACTACCACAGGCGACACACTATACATGGAAATTTAACCTCAAGACATACAAAAATGGATTCATCAAACACCTCATTTGAGAAAAACGAGCAATCAAGACGACACACTATTCACGGGAGCTTAGCTCTTAATTCCAAAAATGAATCCATGATTAAACAGTTGAATTTACTAGGAGGGACATTACTAAAAGGAAGAGTTTTTGGAAAACAGTCTGGGGTAATGTTTGGAAGATTTCGGCCAATAAATGAAGAAACACAAGTGCAAAAAGATGAACGATCCCTTGTAGAAGAACACTTAGAACGTCTAAGGAGAGAGTCATCAAAAGGGAGAGAGGCATTAGCAGTAGCTAAAACTGAAGAACAAGAAGAATTAGTGACACTTTCAAAAGGATGgattaacttttatttgttaaGAGATAGCCAAGATTTGGGATCAGATGGCAGCATTGATGAAG GTTCCCAAGACTTGGCCAATGAGGATAAGTCTCGGCGAGCCCCTCCATCGATGAAGACTGTGACCGTAGTCAGTAAACCCGAGGAGGAGTTACGACACCAGTACACAGTACAGATTAATGCTTCTCCTGAGACTGGCAAACTACCAGACCTCAGCAGCCAGCATCATAAAAACTTCAAAACTCCATCCGTCAGTCCGGAGCTTATTCTACCGGATATCACACCTACTTCTTCACCCCCGACAAGCCCACTGTTACCTGAGATCCCAATATCCATAAAATCCGAACTTCCTCAGATACACTCTAAAAGGCAAGACAAGACAAAAAGAAGTACCAATGACAAattcaaatctaataataaaaaacctgCAGAGAAGCCTGACAAAAAAGAAAAGATTCAAACCGGTGAAACAGACCTTCGTTATTTGAAACTATCTTCGATGAAACAGGAACTCCAGACTGAAAAGACATATTATGCAA GGTCAGGGGAAGTAGCCTGCTCTGAACTATCTCCATCAAGTAAGTCGTCATCATCGTCAGTAACAGCTGACAGCCCAACATTACCCAGTATTAAGTGGCCATCACGTCAGCTGCAGAGACGCTCACACACTCGCCATTCACGCTCCCAGTCCTCTCATCCTAACACTCAAG CATGTTGGACTGTAACATTGGCGGGCAGCAGTGGACACCCAAGCCAGCCCCCACCTGACGTGGAGATGAGGCTGAGTTTCTCTAACACAACCAGGGGCCAG GCTACAAGCCAATCTGACTCTGGACTCGGGGAGGATGGGCCCAGTGACCGGGGCAAGAAACAGCAAGCTCTACCACCCCCACTGGCTCAGAGCAATCAGTGGAAAGTTATGCTGAAGACACAACAAG AAACAGACAGATCGAGCGACCCACCAAAAGGAGACAAAAGAACATGTCTGCCAGATTTCAGCTACACTCCAAGCACAGCTCGATCCAAAAAAAGTACAAag CCTGTGTTTGACAGAGAGGAGGTCAAGAGGACTCGAGCCGACCACTTTCTGTCAAGGTCCAGGAGATTCTAG